The proteins below are encoded in one region of Equus przewalskii isolate Varuska chromosome 1, EquPr2, whole genome shotgun sequence:
- the LOC103551190 gene encoding zinc finger protein 37A-like isoform X8, which translates to MLENYSHLISVGYCTPKPEVILKLEQGEEPWILEEEFPSQSDPELTNSSRNYSRKKFSVFNKGRKWPHDDKHEKIHSEEKPYEYNKNGNGLCLNEDFVQHQNIQVLEQPFEYSECEEVFHENSLFVVHKKAYTGQNTCEYTEYGKTFCDLSSLIAHQRTYPRENHCEFNECEENFFEESILFEHRSVHPFSEKSNLIPVQRTHSIDNIIDYNECGTFFGEKLVFGVQQRTPTGEKPYECHECGKTFNQKSAHTRHQKTHTGEKYCECRECGKTFYKNSDLIKHQRIHTGEKPYECQECGKSFSEKSTLTQHRRTHTGEKPYECHECGKAFSFKSVLTVHQKTHTGEKPYECYECGKAFLRKSDLIKHQRTHTGEKPYECTECGKSFSEKSTLTKHLRTHTGEKPYECIECGKFFCYYSGFIEHQRRHTGEKPFGCKECGKNFRQKSALIVHQRTHIRHKPYECNECGKSFCVKSKLIAHHRTHTGEKPYECNVCGKSFYVKSKLTVHQRTHLERNSVNVINEGNHSG; encoded by the coding sequence AATTAACTAATAGCAGTAGAAACTATTCAAGAAAGAAGTTCAGTGTGTTTAACAAAGGTAGAAAATGGCCCCATGATGATAAGCATGAAAAAATTCATTCTgaagagaaaccttatgaatataataaaaatgggaATGGCCTCTGTCTCAATGAAGACTTTGTGCAGCATCAGAATATTCAAGTTTTGGAGCAACCTTTTGAATACAGTGAATGTGAGGAAGTTTTCCATGAGAATTCACTCTTTGTTGTACATAAGAAAGCTTACACAGGACAGAACACTTGTGAATACACTGAATATGGGAAAACTTTCTGTGATTTGTCATCTCTCATTGCCCATCAGAGAACATATCCAAGAGAGAATCACTGTGAATTTAATGAATGTGAAGAAAATTTCTTTGAGGAATCCATTCTCTTTGAACATCGGAGTGTTCACCCTTTCAGCGAGAAGTCAAACCTCATTCCAGTTCAGAGAACCCACTCAATTGACAATATAATTGACTATAATGAATGTGGAACCTTTTTTGGTGAAAAGTTAGTCTTTGGTGTACAGCAGAGAACACCCACAGGAGAAAAGCCCTATGAATGTCATGAATGTGGAAAAACCTTCAACCAGAAGTCAGCCCACACAAGACatcagaaaacacacacaggGGAAAAGTACTGTGAATGTCGTGAATGTGGAAAAACTTTCTACAAGAATTCGGACCTCAttaaacatcagagaattcatacaggggagaaaccttatgaatgtcaggaatgtgggaaatccttcagTGAAAAGTCAACCCTCACTCAACATCGGAGaacacacacaggggagaaaccATATGAATGTCATGAATGTGGAAAAGCTTTCTCATTTAAGTCAGTCCTTACTGTACatcagaaaacacacacaggggagaagccctatgaatgctatgaatgtgggaaagcctttctCAGAAAATCAGACCTTATTAAAcatcaaagaactcacacaggggaaaaaccttatgaatgtacTGAATGTGGAAAATCCTTCTCTGAGAAGTCAACCCTCACTAAACATCTGAGAACTCATAcaggtgagaaaccctatgaatgtattGAATGTGGAAAATTTTTCTGCTATTACTCGGGTTTCATAGAACATCAGAGAAGGCACACAGGGGAGAAACCTTTTggatgtaaagaatgtgggaaaaacTTCCGTCAGAAGTCAGCCCTAATTGTTCATCAGAGAACTCACATAAGACataaaccctatgaatgtaatgaatgtggaaaatcATTCTGTGTGAAGTCAAAACTCATTGCACATCATAGAACACACACGggggagaaaccttatgaatgtaatgTTTGTGGAAAATCATTCTATGTGAAGTCAAAACTCACTGTTCATCAGAGAACACATTTGGAGAGAAACTCTGTAAATGtaataaatgaaggaaatcatTCTGGGTGA
- the LOC103551190 gene encoding zinc finger protein 37A-like isoform X14, with protein MLENYSHLISVGYCTPKPEVILKLEQGEEPWILEEEFPSQSDPELTNSSRNYSRKKFSVFNKGRKWPHDDKHEKIHSEEKPYEYNKNGNGLCLNEDFVQHQNIQVLEQPFEYSECEEVFHENSLFVVHKKAYTGQNTCEYTEYGKTFCDLSSLIAHQRTYPRENHCEFNECEENFFEESILFEHRSVHPFSEKSNLIPVQRTHSIDNIIDYNECGTFFGEKLVFGVQQRTPTGEKPYECHECGKTFNQKSAHTRHQKTHTGEKYCECRECGKTFYKNSDLIKHQRIHTGEKPYECQECGKSFSEKSTLTQHRRTHTGEKPYECHECGKAFSFKSVLTVHQKTHTGEKPYECYECGKAFLRKSDLIKHQRTHTGEKPYECTECGKSFSEKSTLTKHLRTHTEWISQNRPAMEDERHVMMCPLASRVLRADGRAGTRSLE; from the exons AATTAACTAATAGCAGTAGAAACTATTCAAGAAAGAAGTTCAGTGTGTTTAACAAAGGTAGAAAATGGCCCCATGATGATAAGCATGAAAAAATTCATTCTgaagagaaaccttatgaatataataaaaatgggaATGGCCTCTGTCTCAATGAAGACTTTGTGCAGCATCAGAATATTCAAGTTTTGGAGCAACCTTTTGAATACAGTGAATGTGAGGAAGTTTTCCATGAGAATTCACTCTTTGTTGTACATAAGAAAGCTTACACAGGACAGAACACTTGTGAATACACTGAATATGGGAAAACTTTCTGTGATTTGTCATCTCTCATTGCCCATCAGAGAACATATCCAAGAGAGAATCACTGTGAATTTAATGAATGTGAAGAAAATTTCTTTGAGGAATCCATTCTCTTTGAACATCGGAGTGTTCACCCTTTCAGCGAGAAGTCAAACCTCATTCCAGTTCAGAGAACCCACTCAATTGACAATATAATTGACTATAATGAATGTGGAACCTTTTTTGGTGAAAAGTTAGTCTTTGGTGTACAGCAGAGAACACCCACAGGAGAAAAGCCCTATGAATGTCATGAATGTGGAAAAACCTTCAACCAGAAGTCAGCCCACACAAGACatcagaaaacacacacaggGGAAAAGTACTGTGAATGTCGTGAATGTGGAAAAACTTTCTACAAGAATTCGGACCTCAttaaacatcagagaattcatacaggggagaaaccttatgaatgtcaggaatgtgggaaatccttcagTGAAAAGTCAACCCTCACTCAACATCGGAGaacacacacaggggagaaaccATATGAATGTCATGAATGTGGAAAAGCTTTCTCATTTAAGTCAGTCCTTACTGTACatcagaaaacacacacaggggagaagccctatgaatgctatgaatgtgggaaagcctttctCAGAAAATCAGACCTTATTAAAcatcaaagaactcacacaggggaaaaaccttatgaatgtacTGAATGTGGAAAATCCTTCTCTGAGAAGTCAACCCTCACTAAACATCTGAGAACTCATAcag AGTGGATAAGTCAGAACAGGCCTGCcatggaggatgagagacatgtgATGATGTGCCCACTTGCATCCAGAGTGCTGAGGGCAGATGGGAGAGCTG GGACCAGGTCTCTGGAGTga
- the LOC103551190 gene encoding zinc finger protein 37A-like isoform X10, translated as MSVVKGPPRPGCTLTILYTVPGPVEDDHIPELTNSSRNYSRKKFSVFNKGRKWPHDDKHEKIHSEEKPYEYNKNGNGLCLNEDFVQHQNIQVLEQPFEYSECEEVFHENSLFVVHKKAYTGQNTCEYTEYGKTFCDLSSLIAHQRTYPRENHCEFNECEENFFEESILFEHRSVHPFSEKSNLIPVQRTHSIDNIIDYNECGTFFGEKLVFGVQQRTPTGEKPYECHECGKTFNQKSAHTRHQKTHTGEKYCECRECGKTFYKNSDLIKHQRIHTGEKPYECQECGKSFSEKSTLTQHRRTHTGEKPYECHECGKAFSFKSVLTVHQKTHTGEKPYECYECGKAFLRKSDLIKHQRTHTGEKPYECTECGKSFSEKSTLTKHLRTHTGEKPYECIECGKFFCYYSGFIEHQRRHTGEKPFGCKECGKNFRQKSALIVHQRTHIRHKPYECNECGKSFCVKSKLIAHHRTHTGEKPYECNVCGKSFYVKSKLTVHQRTHLERNSVNVINEGNHSG; from the coding sequence AATTAACTAATAGCAGTAGAAACTATTCAAGAAAGAAGTTCAGTGTGTTTAACAAAGGTAGAAAATGGCCCCATGATGATAAGCATGAAAAAATTCATTCTgaagagaaaccttatgaatataataaaaatgggaATGGCCTCTGTCTCAATGAAGACTTTGTGCAGCATCAGAATATTCAAGTTTTGGAGCAACCTTTTGAATACAGTGAATGTGAGGAAGTTTTCCATGAGAATTCACTCTTTGTTGTACATAAGAAAGCTTACACAGGACAGAACACTTGTGAATACACTGAATATGGGAAAACTTTCTGTGATTTGTCATCTCTCATTGCCCATCAGAGAACATATCCAAGAGAGAATCACTGTGAATTTAATGAATGTGAAGAAAATTTCTTTGAGGAATCCATTCTCTTTGAACATCGGAGTGTTCACCCTTTCAGCGAGAAGTCAAACCTCATTCCAGTTCAGAGAACCCACTCAATTGACAATATAATTGACTATAATGAATGTGGAACCTTTTTTGGTGAAAAGTTAGTCTTTGGTGTACAGCAGAGAACACCCACAGGAGAAAAGCCCTATGAATGTCATGAATGTGGAAAAACCTTCAACCAGAAGTCAGCCCACACAAGACatcagaaaacacacacaggGGAAAAGTACTGTGAATGTCGTGAATGTGGAAAAACTTTCTACAAGAATTCGGACCTCAttaaacatcagagaattcatacaggggagaaaccttatgaatgtcaggaatgtgggaaatccttcagTGAAAAGTCAACCCTCACTCAACATCGGAGaacacacacaggggagaaaccATATGAATGTCATGAATGTGGAAAAGCTTTCTCATTTAAGTCAGTCCTTACTGTACatcagaaaacacacacaggggagaagccctatgaatgctatgaatgtgggaaagcctttctCAGAAAATCAGACCTTATTAAAcatcaaagaactcacacaggggaaaaaccttatgaatgtacTGAATGTGGAAAATCCTTCTCTGAGAAGTCAACCCTCACTAAACATCTGAGAACTCATAcaggtgagaaaccctatgaatgtattGAATGTGGAAAATTTTTCTGCTATTACTCGGGTTTCATAGAACATCAGAGAAGGCACACAGGGGAGAAACCTTTTggatgtaaagaatgtgggaaaaacTTCCGTCAGAAGTCAGCCCTAATTGTTCATCAGAGAACTCACATAAGACataaaccctatgaatgtaatgaatgtggaaaatcATTCTGTGTGAAGTCAAAACTCATTGCACATCATAGAACACACACGggggagaaaccttatgaatgtaatgTTTGTGGAAAATCATTCTATGTGAAGTCAAAACTCACTGTTCATCAGAGAACACATTTGGAGAGAAACTCTGTAAATGtaataaatgaaggaaatcatTCTGGGTGA